A region of the Serinicoccus profundi genome:
GGGCCCGGTCGATGATCCGACGGAAGTCCGCGGCGGCCTTGTCGATGCCGGCGGCGCCGTGCTCAACGTGCAGGTTGAAGATCACGCAGGCCCGCGGGCCCTGCGCCCACGGGAGGAAGCTCTCGTCGTCCGGCTCGATCACCCTGACGGTGCCGTAGATGCACTCGACGTCGTGGGCGCGGAAGTCCTCCTGGCAGGCGCGCATGAAGGACAGGAGCTCTCCCCGGGGGAGGTAGACCTCGGTGATCATCTCGCTGGCAGCGGGGCCGCCGAGGTCGTCGTGGTAGCCGTCGACGTAGACACCCATCTGGTGCAGGTCGGAGCGGTAGACCTGCCCGTCCGTGCTGAGGTAGTGCGCGGAGTAGAGGTCGAAGGCACGGCGCTTGTCCGTGTGCGCCAGGGCGAGCAGCTCCTGCCACCGCTCGGAGGTGAGCTCCACGGGGTCCGCGGTCGGGGCGACCTCGTCCGGCACCGGCACGTAGGACGCCAGCACGCCACGGTCGAGGAAACCGGGGGCCTGCGGATCGGTGACGAACTGGAAGTCGCCGTAAGTGGCGCCCGCGCGCAGGCGCCCCTCGAACGAGTGCTCCACCTCGCCCAGGTCCAGGACCTCGACGCTGCGGCGCAGGTGGTGACGGGGGACGAGCCGCAGGGTGACCTCGGTGATGACCCCGAAGAGGCCGTAGCCGCCGATGGCCAGGGCGAAGAGCTCGGCGTCCTCGGTCCGGGAGCAGTGGCGGATCTCGCCCTCGGCGTCGACGAGGACGAAGGACTCCACGTCGTCGATGAACGGCTTGAACCTCAGGCCACGACCGTGCACGTTGGCCGCCAGCGCCCCGCCCAGGCTCAGCCGGTCGGCTCCGGTCTGCTTCTGCCGGAAGGTCAGCGGCCGGGAGGACCCGGACGAGGCGCGATCCAGCTCCGTGACGAGCTCCGGCCACTGGATGCCGGCGCCCACCGACAGCAGCGCTCGCTCGGGGTCGACGGCGCGGACTGCGGCGAGTGCGGACAGGTCGAGCTGGACGGCATCGGCGCCGAACTGCTGGCCACCCATGGCGTGCCGTCCGCCGCACACCGACACCGCGCGGCCCTGCGCGGCGGCGGCCCGGACGGCGTCGACGACCTCTGCGGTGGTGGTCGGGCTGAGGACGGCCCGCACCCGGGTGGCGTTGAGCCGGGAGTGCAGGTCGTTGAGGATCACCCCGTCGTCCGGACCAGACACAGTGCCTCTCCTTCCGCCAGCGCGCCGTCGATCCCCCGGGGGTCGAGGTACCGGGTGCGCAGCTGGCTCGTCGTGACGATCTCCTCGAGCTCCAGGCCCGTCGGTCGCAGGAACGCCGGGACGGCGTCGAGGGGCAGCCCCCAGGTGAACGGCTCGCGCTGACGGGCGAGCCAGGCGGTGACGGCCGACCCGGCCTGGTGGAAGCGCAGCCGGCCCCGGCCGTCGGGGTGCATGAAGGTCCACACCAGCTGCGAGCCCGGAGCCAGCCGGGCGCAGCCCTGGAGGATGTCCAGGACAGCCGGCTCGGTGAGATACATCGTCACGCCCTCGAGGACGACGAAGGTCGGCAGCGACGCGTCGAGCCCGTGCCCGTCCTCCCACGCCTCGCGGCCCAGCTCCAGCGGGACCAGGGTCAGGTTGTCGGGGAGGGCTGCCCCGATGGCGTCCCGCTTGACGGCGGACGTCGCCGGGTGGTCCACCTCCACGCACCGCACCTCGGGTAGCTCGCGGGCGATCCGCAGCGTGAGCGTGTCCAGGCCGGCCCCGAGGACGAGCAGCTGCCTCCCGCCGTCGCTGAGGAAGGCGCGTGCCGCGTCCTCGATGTAGCGCTTGCGGGCGGCGTAGTGGCGCTGGATGCCCGGGAGCACGAGACGTTCGAGAGCGTGGACCGCCCCGCGCGCTCCCGGTCGCGAGAGGAGCTGGATCAGGCGGAGCGTGCGCGGGGAGGTCCGGGTGAGCAGCCCCTCGGTCTGCGCGGCCGCGCCGGCCGGCACCAGGTCACGGTCCCGGGGCTGGCGAGAGAGGAAGACGGTGCTGAGCGCGATGAGGGAGGCGGTGGCGCTGGTCCGGTGCGGCTGCACGGCTCACCCCCCTGGCGGGTGTCGCTGGTGAGCGTGAGGCTAGCATCGCGATGGCGGAGGCGGACAGGAATCGAACCTGCCAACGACGACGAGTCGCCGTTCCACGGGTTTGAAACCCGGGGGGCCCACCAGGAACCCTGACACCTCCCTGCAGACTGTTGCCTGCGCGCCCTCCCGAAGGAGGGGAGCGCCCCCGGCAGGATTCGAACCTGCGCACCCGCCTCCGGAGGGCGGTGCTCTATCCCCTGAGCTACGGGGGCAACAGCAGCCAACTCTAGCAGCGCCGCCGGGGTGGCCGAAATCCCCGTGCGGGGGCGGTCCGTGCCCGCCCTAGACTGGTGCGGGTGACCCCTGAACAGCTCGCTGCAGCGATCCATGCCGTGCTCACCGAGGCCGCTTCCGGTGACCTGCCCCTGGCCGAGGGTGATCTGCCGGCGCTCGAGGCGCTGCGCGTGGAGCGACCGCGGAGCCGCGAGCACGGGGACTGGTCGAGCAACGTGGCGATGCAGCTGGCCAAGCGAGCCGGTATGCCGCCGCGCCAGGTCGCCGAGGTCGTCGCCGGGCGTCTCGGGTCGGTCGAGGGCGTCGCCGCGGTCGACGTCGCCGGTCCGGGCTTCCTCAACATCACCCTCGACGTGGCGAGTGCGGCCGAGCTGGCCCGCAGCATCGTCGAGGCGGGGGGCACCTACGGCCACAACCAGACGATGGCCGGGCGCACCATCAACCTGGAGTTCGTCTCGGCGAACCCGACCGGCCCGCTGCACATCGGGCATACCCGGTGGGCGGCCCTGGGTGACGCCCTGCACCGGCTGCTGTCGGCCAGCGGTGCCGACGTCACCGCCGAGCACTACACCAACGACGCCGGGGCCCAGACGCAGCGGCTGGCCACCTCCATCCTGGCCCGCGCCCGCGGCCAGGAGGTGCCGGAGGGTGGGTACGCCGGCGACTACGTCGACGCGCTCGCGGCCCAGGTGCTGCAGACCCGGCCGGACCTCCTAAACCTCCCCGAGGTCGAGGCGCTGGAGGTCTGCCGCGACACCGGTATGGCGTTGCAGGTCGCCGCGAACGAGCAGACGCTCGCCGACTTCCACGTGACCTTCGACGTGTGGTTCAGCGAGAAGAGCCTGCACGACGCCGGCGCGGTGGAGAAGGCGGTGGAGCGACTCCGCGAGCAGGGGCACGTCTTCGACGCCGACGGCGCGGTGTGGCTGCGTACGACGGATTTCGGCGACGACAAGGACCGCGTGCTCATCCGCGCCAACGGCGAGCCGACCTACTTCGCCGCCGACTGCGCCTACTACCTGTCCAAGAAGGACCGCGGGTTCCCCGAAAAGGTCTACATGCTCGGGGCCGACCACCACGGCTACGTCGGCCGGCTCAAGGCGATCGCGGCCTGCGCCGGGGACGACCCGGAGCGCAGCATCGAGGTGCTCATCGGCCAGCTCATCAACATCAGCGGCGAGCGCATGGGCCGGCGCCGCGGCAACGCGGTCTACCTGTCCGACCTGCTGGAGTGGATCGGCGCCGACCCCATCCGCTACAGCCTGGGTCGCTACCCCGCCGACAGCCCCCTCGACCTCGACGGCGAGGAGCTGCGCAAGCGCTCCAACGACAACCCGGTCTTCTACGTGCAGTACGCCCACGCGCGCACCTGCAACGTCGCCCGCCTCGCGGGGGAGGACGGCGTGCGGCGCGAGGACGGCTTCGACCCCTCGCTGCTCGAGCACCCGACCGAGTCGCTGCTGCTGGCTGCCCTGGGCGACTTCCCGCGGGTCGTCGCGCAGGCCGCTCAGCTGCGCGAGCCGCACCGGGTGGCGCGCTACCTGGAGGACCTCGCGGGGCACTTCCACAAGTGGTACGACGAGTGCCGCGTCCGGCCGACCAGCGCGGACGAGGAGATCACCGACCTGCACCGCTCCCGGCTGTGGCTCAACGACGCCACCCGTCAGGTGCTCGCCAACGGCCTCGCCCTGCTCGGTGTGAGCGCCCCCGAGCGCATGTGACCCCTCGCGTCCACCACGCCGACCCGACGGCCGGGTCCGCCCACGCGGAGGTCCCGGCCAGCCTGCCCCCACCTCGCCCGTCCCCGTCAGACCGGAGCCCACCGTGACCGACACCCCTGCCCCGCGTCCGTTTCGCCTCGCCCTGCTGGGTGGAGGAACGGTCGGTGCGGCCGTCGCCCGCCGCCTCCTCCAGCACGGGGAGACGTATGCCGCCCTGCTGGGTCGCCCGCTCGTGCTCACCGGGGTCGCGGTCCGCGACGCCTCCCGGGTGCGCGACGGCATACCGGCCGAGCTGCTGACCACCGACGCCGCCGCGCTGGCCGCCGAGGCCGACGTGGTCGTCGAGGTCATGGGCGGTCTCGAGCCGGCCGGGACGCTCATCGAGGCCGCCCTGCGCCGGGGTGCGCAGGTGGTCACGGCCAACAAGCAGCTCATCGCGCGGCGCGGGGAGGAGCTGCACGCCGTGGCCCGGGAGCACGGGGGCGGCCTGCACTACGAGGCGGCGGTCATGGCGGCCGTGCCCGTGCTGAGCGTCGTGCGGGAGTCGCTCGCCGGTGATGAGATCACCGCGGTCCGCGGCATCGTCAACGGGTCCACCAACTACGTCCTCGACCTCGTCGCCCGCGAGGGGGTGGCCTTCTCCGACGCGGTGCGCCAGGCGGGGGAGCTCGGCTACCTCGAGGCAGACCCGACCGAGGACCTGGAGGGTCTGGACGCCGCAGCCAAGATCGCCATCCTGGCGCGGACGGCCTGGGGAGTGCCCGCCCCGCTGGGCGACGTGGAGGTCACCGGCATCTCCGGGCTCACCGACGAGGACTTCGCGGCCGCCGAGGGGCGGGGCGAGGTCGTCAAGCTCGTGGCGAGCGCCGAACGCGACGACCAGGGCGTGGTGCGCGCCGCCGTACTCCCGCTCAGCCTGCCCGCCGCGGACCCCCTCGCACAGGTCCGCGGGGGCACCAACGTCGTCGAGATCGACGCCGTCCTCGCTGGTCCGGTGCGTCTCACGGGTGCGGGAGCCGGCGGTGACCAGACCGCGTCGGCGGTGCTCGGCGACGTGGTGCGGGCGGCACGGGCCCGCTGAGGTGGCGGCGCGGTATGGTCCGCGCCCGGCTGCGTGTTATCGTGAAGGCGCTTCGTGACAAGGCCGAGCACATCGCTGATCGGCTCCGAAGCGCCTCCACGCACGGGCCGTCGGCTTCGCGACGTGTCCTCAACCGTAGGCCGCTGCACCGGTCGTCCCCGTGCTTGAGTCCGACCGCGGTGCCACTTGTGGTGCACCGCGACACCCTAGGCCCCGAACCGGTTTCGACCGAGGGGGAAGGAATCCCACGTGACTGAGATCACCGACGCCAGCGCGACCCGTACGGGCTCGCTGAGCACCCTCCGACTGGCCGAGCTCCAGGAGCTCGCGTCGGGCATGGGTATCGCCGTGAACAACAAGATGCGCAAGGCCGACCTGGTCTCCGCCATCCGGGAGCGTCGCGGGGGCGCTGCCAGCACCAACGGCTCCGTCGACCGTCAGGACGCCATCGAGGCCGCCCTCGACCGCGCCCAGGCCGAGCGCGAGGACACCGCGCCCAGCGGCCCGTCCCGCACGCGCCGCAGCCGGCGCGGCGGGTCCGCCGCCGGCGCACCGCGGGGCGAGCAGGAGCGCCAGGCCGACGCCGCCTCCACCGAGGGTGCGGACTCGCCGGACTCCCGCCCCGCGACGGGTGGCGAGCAGCGCCAGACGGAGCGTCGCGACGACCGTCGCGACGAGCGCCAGGACACCCGCCGTCAGGACGACAGCGGCGACGAGCGTCAGGACTCCGGCCGTCAGGGTCAGGACAACCGCCGCCAGGGTCAGGACGACCGCCGCCAGGACGACCGTCGTCAGGACGACCGCCGCCAGAGCGAGCGCGACGGGCAGCAGGGCGATCAGCAGCGCCGTGACGGCGACGGCTACGACGACGACGAGGGCGGCCGCCGCGGTCGTCGCCGCAACCGCAACCGCAACCGGGACCGCAAGCGCGGTCGTGGCACCCAGCCGGGTGCCGTGGGCGGTGGCCAGCCGCAGCAGCAGGAGGTCGAGAGCTACTCCGAGGAGGACGTCCTCGTCCCCGTCGGCGGCGTCGTCGACCTGCTCGACAGCTACGCCTTCATCCGCACCACCGGCTACCTGCCGGGGCCGACCGACGTCTACGTCCCCATGGGCATGGTCAAGAAGCACGGCCTGCGCAAGGGTGACGCGGTCACGGGTGCCATCAAGGCGCCGCAGGACGGCAGCGACGTCGGCCAGCACACCGTCTCCTCGACCGGAAACAAGCGCGACAAAGGCAAGTTCAGCGCCCTCGTGCGGCTGGACAGCATCAACGGCCAGGACCCGGACCAGGGCCGTCAGCGTCCGAACTTCTCCAACCTGACCCCGCTCTACCCCCAGCAGCGGCTGCGGCTGGAGACGGACCAGAAGAACCTCACCACCCGGGTCATCGATATGGTGACGCCGATCGGCAAGGGCCAGCGTGGCCTCATCGTCTCCCCGCCCAAGGCGGGCAAGACGATGGTCATGCAGTCCATCGCCAACGCGATCACCACCAACAACCCCGAGGTGCACCTGATGATCGTCCTCGTGGACGAGCGTCCGGAGGAGGTCACCGACTTCCAGCGCAGCGTCAAGGGCGAGGTCATCTCCTCGACCTTCGACCGCCCGGCGAGCGACCACACGATCGTCGCCGAGCTGGCCATCGAGCGGGCCAAGCGCCTCGTCGAGCTCGGTCAGGACGTCGTCGTCCTGCTGGACGGCATCACCCGCCTGGGCCGCGCCTACAACCTCGCGGCGCCCGCCTCGGGCCGCATCCTCTCCGGTGGTGTCGACTCGGCCGCGCTCTACCCGCCGAAGAAGTTCTTCGGTGCCGCGCGCAACATCGAGGACGGCGGATCCCTGACGATCCTCGCCACGGCGCTCGTGGAGACCGGGTCCAAGATGGACGAGGTCATCTTCGAGGAGTTCAAGGGCACCGGCAACATGGAGCTCAAGCTCTCCCGCCAGCTCGCCGACCGGCGCATCTTCCCGGCCGTCGACGTCAACGCCTCGAGCACCCGGCGTGAGGAGATCCTCATGTCCTCCGAGGAGCTCAAGATCATGTGGAAGCTGCGCCGCGTCCTCGCCGCCCTCGACCAGCAGCAGGGAATCGAACTGCTCATCGACCGGTTGAAGAAGACGAAGCACAACTACGAGTTCCTCACCCAGGTTCAGCAGACCAGCTCGGTCCGTCTGGACGACGAGGACTGAGCGGTGCATCACACCGGATCCCGTCGCGTAGACTGATCCGCCGGCCCACCGGTTCACGCCCGCGCTCCCGCACGGGCGACCCGGGGACACCACGCCACCCAAGGAGAATCATGCAGAAGGACATCCACCCGAACTACGTCGAGACCCAGGTCACCTGCACCTGTGGCGCGACGTTCACCACTCGGAGCACCGCTCCGTCGGGCAAGATCAGCGCCGACGTCTGCTCGCAGTGCCACCCCTTCTACACCGGCAAGCAGAAGATCCTGGACACCGGTGGGCGCGTCGCCCGCTTCCAGGAGCGCTACGGCAAGAAGGCCGCCAACTAAGACCCGCGCACCGCCGGTCCCGCGATCACTCGCGGGGCCGGCGTTCGCCGTTTCCGGACCCCCCAGCCCCGCTGGTGGTCCTCGTCAGGAGGTCACGGTGTTCGAGTCCGCCCTACCGCTGCTCGGTGAGCACGCCGACATCGAGCGGGAGCTCGCCGACCCCGCCGTCCACGGCGACCCGACCGCCCTCCGGCGGCTCAACAAGAGGTATGCCGCACTCGCCCCGACCGTGGCGGCATACCGGGCCTGGGAGTCGGCCTCGGGGGACCTGGAGGCGGCCCGTGAGCTCGCGGCCGAGGACCCCTCCTTCGCCGACGAGGTGCCCGCGCTGGAGCAGGCGGTGACGGCCGCGGCCGAGGCCCTGCGCCGCCAGCTCGTCCCGCGCGACCCCGACGACGACCGCGACGTCATCCTCGAGGTCAAGGCCGGAGAGGGCGGGGAGGAGTCGGCGCTGTTCGCCGGTGACCTCATGCGGATGTACCTCCGCTACGCCGAGCGCCGCGGGTGGCGGACGGCGATGCTCGACGCGACGCCCTCCGACCTCGGAGGCTACAAGGAGGCCCGGGTCTCCGTCAGCGCGAGCGGGACGCCCGGGCCGGGTGAGGCGCCGTGGGCCCGGCTGAAGTACGAGGGGGGCGTCCACCGGGTGCAGCGGGTGCCCGTCACCGAGAGCCAGGGGCGCGTGCATACCTCGGCGGCCGGCGTGCTCGTCATGCCCGACATCGAGGACCCGGCCGAGGTGCAGCTGGATGCCAACGACCTGAAGATCGACGTCTTCCGCTCCTCCGGGCCCGGCGGGCAGTCGGTCAACACGACCGACTCGGCGGTGCGCATCACCCACCTGCCGACCGGCCTGGTCGTCTCCTGCCAGAACGAGAAGAGCCAGCTCCAGAACAAGGAGTCGGCCCTGCGCGTCCTGCGCGCCCGGCTGCACCAGATCGCGGTCGAGGAGGCGGAGGAGGCGGCCAGCGCCCAGCGCCGCAGCCAGATCCGCACGGTCGACCGCAGCGAGCGGATCCGCACCTACAACTTCGGCGAGAACCGCATCGCCGACCACCGCACCGGCTTCAAGGCCTACAACCTCGACCAGGTGCTCGACGGCGACCTGGACCCGGTCGTGCAGTCCGCCGTCGAGGCGGACGAGGCGGCCCGGCTCGCCGCCGCGGGCGAGCAGTGACGCCATCACGGGGCACCGTGGTGGCTCCGGGTCGCCCTGACGACCCGCGCCCACCACGCCGCGCGAGCGGAGCAGCGCGGTGAGCGTCGACGAGCTCGTCCGGGCCGCGGCGGGCCGGCTGCGCCAGGCGGGGGTCGCCAGCCCGGAGGTGGACGCCGAGCTGCTGCTCGCCCACGCGCTGGGCCGCGAGGTGGGCGAGGTGCGGCGGGCGCGGGTCATGCGCGAGGACGTGGCGCCGGGCCCGCACGCCCGCTTCCTGCAGCTCGTGGTCCGGCGGGCCGAGCGGGTGCCGCTGCAGCACCTCACCGGGACGGCGCACTTCGCGGGGGTCAACCTGCAGGTCGGGCCCGGGGTCTTCGTGCCCCGACCGGAGACCGAGACCCTCGTGCAGCTGGCCCTGGAGGCGCTGGCGCCTCTCGGGGCGCCGACGGTGGTGGACCTCTGCACCGGCAGCGGGGCCATCGCGCTCGCCCTCGCCACGTCCCGTCGCGAGGCCCGGATCGGTGCGGTCGAGCTGTCCCCCGAGGCCCACGCGTATGCCGTGACCAATGTCGCGGCGACCGGGCTGACCGTCGACCTGCGGCTCGGCCCGGCGCAGGAGGCCTTCGCGGACTGGCTCGGGGAGGTCGACGTCGTGGTGAGCAACCCGCCGTACATCCCGCCCGACGCCGTTCCCGTCGACGCCGAGGTGCGTGACCACGACCCCGCGGTCGCGCTCTACGGCGGGGGAGCCGACGGGCTGGAGCTGCCGGGGCTGCTCGCGGCCCGCGCCTGGGCCCTCCTCCGCCCCGGCGGCCGGCTGCTCATGGAGCACGCGGACGTGCAGTCCCAGGCCGTGTGCACCCTGCTCGAGGGTGCCGGCTGGGTCGACGTCGCCGACCACGAGGACCTCACCGGTCGCCCCCGGGTCGTCGCCGCCCGGCGCCCCGGGACGCACCACCGCGGCTCCTGAGGCGCTCGCCGCCCAGCAGGCCTCCTGAGGCGCTCACGCGTCACGCCTGCCGACGGCGCTCACTCACGCCCTGAAGAGCGGGGCCCAGAACAGCCACGAGCCCCGGCACAGGTGTGCCGGGGCTCGTGCGTGGCGTCGTGAGGGATGCCCTTGGGGGCACCCCTCGACGTCAGGTGAGGTCTGAGATCAAAAGATGTAGATCAGCAGGGCGATGATGAGCAGAACGCCGACGATGGTCCAGATCAGGCCGCTACCGCGCATTCGGGTCACTCTCCTTGAATCGAGGCAGGCGCGAGAGATGCGCCCGCCATGGGGAACGCCTCAGGAAACTGTGTTTCGGTCCCAGATGCAACTCGAAGCGTCCCCTGCTGCTCGTGGGAGGATGAGCGTCATCGACCCGGACCACGACGACGGAGGCACGATGTCCGGCACCACGCCGCTGCAGGATCGACTGGTGGACTGCGTCGACGACGCGGCACGCGAGGCCTCCCTCGCCAGGGCGGCCGAGGTCGTCCGGGAGGGCAAGGTCGTCGTCCTGCCGACCGACACCGTCTACGGCGTCGGGGCCGACGCCTTCGACGTGGTCGCGGTGGCCATGGTGCTCGCCGCCAAGCACCGCGGACGCGAGATGCCGCCGCCGGTCCTCGTGCCCAACCCCCGCACGGTCGACGGGTTGGCGACCGACGTGCCGATGTATGCCCGCATCCTCATGCGTCAGTTCTGGCCCGGCCCGCTCACCCTCGTCGTGCGGGTCCAGCCCTCGCTGCAGTGGGACCTGGGTGAGACCAACGGCACGGTGGCCCTGCGGATGCCGGACGACGAGATCGCCCTGGAGCTGCTCGCCGAGGTCGGCCCCATGGCGGTGACCAGCGCCAACGTCACCGGTCACCCGGCGGCGACGACGGCCCAGGAGGCGCTGGACCAGCTCGGGGGAGCGGTCGCGGCATACCTCGACGGCGGTCCGCGGACCGGGGGAGCGCCCTCGACCATCCTCGACTGCACCGGCGAGGAGCCGGTGGTGCTGCGCCTGGGCGCGTTGAGCGCCGAGGAGATCCGGGCCGTGCTGGGGACCACGGTCCTGCACGACTCCCCGCCGGCCGCGCAGGAGGGTGCCGAGGACGCGCCCGACGCGGTGGAGGAACCGACCGAGGACACCGGGCGCGGCGACCTGGCCGACCTCGTCGGGTCGGTGGCGCCGAGCGGTGTCCTGGCCCCCGCCGACTCGCTCCGGACGGTGGCCGCGCCTCGCTCCTCCGGTGCCACCACCACCCCCTAGAGTGAGCGTATGACGACGCGCGTGACCCCGGACTCCTACTACGGGCCCTCCTTCGGGTCCCTGCTCGAGCAGGATCCCCAGGTGG
Encoded here:
- the prmC gene encoding peptide chain release factor N(5)-glutamine methyltransferase — protein: MSVDELVRAAAGRLRQAGVASPEVDAELLLAHALGREVGEVRRARVMREDVAPGPHARFLQLVVRRAERVPLQHLTGTAHFAGVNLQVGPGVFVPRPETETLVQLALEALAPLGAPTVVDLCTGSGAIALALATSRREARIGAVELSPEAHAYAVTNVAATGLTVDLRLGPAQEAFADWLGEVDVVVSNPPYIPPDAVPVDAEVRDHDPAVALYGGGADGLELPGLLAARAWALLRPGGRLLMEHADVQSQAVCTLLEGAGWVDVADHEDLTGRPRVVAARRPGTHHRGS
- the rho gene encoding transcription termination factor Rho translates to MTEITDASATRTGSLSTLRLAELQELASGMGIAVNNKMRKADLVSAIRERRGGAASTNGSVDRQDAIEAALDRAQAEREDTAPSGPSRTRRSRRGGSAAGAPRGEQERQADAASTEGADSPDSRPATGGEQRQTERRDDRRDERQDTRRQDDSGDERQDSGRQGQDNRRQGQDDRRQDDRRQDDRRQSERDGQQGDQQRRDGDGYDDDEGGRRGRRRNRNRNRDRKRGRGTQPGAVGGGQPQQQEVESYSEEDVLVPVGGVVDLLDSYAFIRTTGYLPGPTDVYVPMGMVKKHGLRKGDAVTGAIKAPQDGSDVGQHTVSSTGNKRDKGKFSALVRLDSINGQDPDQGRQRPNFSNLTPLYPQQRLRLETDQKNLTTRVIDMVTPIGKGQRGLIVSPPKAGKTMVMQSIANAITTNNPEVHLMIVLVDERPEEVTDFQRSVKGEVISSTFDRPASDHTIVAELAIERAKRLVELGQDVVVLLDGITRLGRAYNLAAPASGRILSGGVDSAALYPPKKFFGAARNIEDGGSLTILATALVETGSKMDEVIFEEFKGTGNMELKLSRQLADRRIFPAVDVNASSTRREEILMSSEELKIMWKLRRVLAALDQQQGIELLIDRLKKTKHNYEFLTQVQQTSSVRLDDED
- a CDS encoding class I SAM-dependent methyltransferase; this encodes MQPHRTSATASLIALSTVFLSRQPRDRDLVPAGAAAQTEGLLTRTSPRTLRLIQLLSRPGARGAVHALERLVLPGIQRHYAARKRYIEDAARAFLSDGGRQLLVLGAGLDTLTLRIARELPEVRCVEVDHPATSAVKRDAIGAALPDNLTLVPLELGREAWEDGHGLDASLPTFVVLEGVTMYLTEPAVLDILQGCARLAPGSQLVWTFMHPDGRGRLRFHQAGSAVTAWLARQREPFTWGLPLDAVPAFLRPTGLELEEIVTTSQLRTRYLDPRGIDGALAEGEALCLVRTTG
- the rpmE gene encoding 50S ribosomal protein L31, giving the protein MQKDIHPNYVETQVTCTCGATFTTRSTAPSGKISADVCSQCHPFYTGKQKILDTGGRVARFQERYGKKAAN
- a CDS encoding homoserine dehydrogenase; this encodes MTDTPAPRPFRLALLGGGTVGAAVARRLLQHGETYAALLGRPLVLTGVAVRDASRVRDGIPAELLTTDAAALAAEADVVVEVMGGLEPAGTLIEAALRRGAQVVTANKQLIARRGEELHAVAREHGGGLHYEAAVMAAVPVLSVVRESLAGDEITAVRGIVNGSTNYVLDLVAREGVAFSDAVRQAGELGYLEADPTEDLEGLDAAAKIAILARTAWGVPAPLGDVEVTGISGLTDEDFAAAEGRGEVVKLVASAERDDQGVVRAAVLPLSLPAADPLAQVRGGTNVVEIDAVLAGPVRLTGAGAGGDQTASAVLGDVVRAARAR
- a CDS encoding arginine--tRNA ligase, with amino-acid sequence MTPEQLAAAIHAVLTEAASGDLPLAEGDLPALEALRVERPRSREHGDWSSNVAMQLAKRAGMPPRQVAEVVAGRLGSVEGVAAVDVAGPGFLNITLDVASAAELARSIVEAGGTYGHNQTMAGRTINLEFVSANPTGPLHIGHTRWAALGDALHRLLSASGADVTAEHYTNDAGAQTQRLATSILARARGQEVPEGGYAGDYVDALAAQVLQTRPDLLNLPEVEALEVCRDTGMALQVAANEQTLADFHVTFDVWFSEKSLHDAGAVEKAVERLREQGHVFDADGAVWLRTTDFGDDKDRVLIRANGEPTYFAADCAYYLSKKDRGFPEKVYMLGADHHGYVGRLKAIAACAGDDPERSIEVLIGQLINISGERMGRRRGNAVYLSDLLEWIGADPIRYSLGRYPADSPLDLDGEELRKRSNDNPVFYVQYAHARTCNVARLAGEDGVRREDGFDPSLLEHPTESLLLAALGDFPRVVAQAAQLREPHRVARYLEDLAGHFHKWYDECRVRPTSADEEITDLHRSRLWLNDATRQVLANGLALLGVSAPERM
- the prfA gene encoding peptide chain release factor 1, with the translated sequence MFESALPLLGEHADIERELADPAVHGDPTALRRLNKRYAALAPTVAAYRAWESASGDLEAARELAAEDPSFADEVPALEQAVTAAAEALRRQLVPRDPDDDRDVILEVKAGEGGEESALFAGDLMRMYLRYAERRGWRTAMLDATPSDLGGYKEARVSVSASGTPGPGEAPWARLKYEGGVHRVQRVPVTESQGRVHTSAAGVLVMPDIEDPAEVQLDANDLKIDVFRSSGPGGQSVNTTDSAVRITHLPTGLVVSCQNEKSQLQNKESALRVLRARLHQIAVEEAEEAASAQRRSQIRTVDRSERIRTYNFGENRIADHRTGFKAYNLDQVLDGDLDPVVQSAVEADEAARLAAAGEQ
- a CDS encoding FAD-binding oxidoreductase; protein product: MSGPDDGVILNDLHSRLNATRVRAVLSPTTTAEVVDAVRAAAAQGRAVSVCGGRHAMGGQQFGADAVQLDLSALAAVRAVDPERALLSVGAGIQWPELVTELDRASSGSSRPLTFRQKQTGADRLSLGGALAANVHGRGLRFKPFIDDVESFVLVDAEGEIRHCSRTEDAELFALAIGGYGLFGVITEVTLRLVPRHHLRRSVEVLDLGEVEHSFEGRLRAGATYGDFQFVTDPQAPGFLDRGVLASYVPVPDEVAPTADPVELTSERWQELLALAHTDKRRAFDLYSAHYLSTDGQVYRSDLHQMGVYVDGYHDDLGGPAASEMITEVYLPRGELLSFMRACQEDFRAHDVECIYGTVRVIEPDDESFLPWAQGPRACVIFNLHVEHGAAGIDKAAADFRRIIDRALERGGSFYLTYHRWASRSQLLAGHPRLPAFLAEKHRHDPDDRFQSEWYRHLRRTLET
- a CDS encoding L-threonylcarbamoyladenylate synthase, encoding MSVIDPDHDDGGTMSGTTPLQDRLVDCVDDAAREASLARAAEVVREGKVVVLPTDTVYGVGADAFDVVAVAMVLAAKHRGREMPPPVLVPNPRTVDGLATDVPMYARILMRQFWPGPLTLVVRVQPSLQWDLGETNGTVALRMPDDEIALELLAEVGPMAVTSANVTGHPAATTAQEALDQLGGAVAAYLDGGPRTGGAPSTILDCTGEEPVVLRLGALSAEEIRAVLGTTVLHDSPPAAQEGAEDAPDAVEEPTEDTGRGDLADLVGSVAPSGVLAPADSLRTVAAPRSSGATTTP